One genomic region from Gadus morhua chromosome 9, gadMor3.0, whole genome shotgun sequence encodes:
- the fth1b gene encoding ferritin, heavy polypeptide 1b isoform X1 encodes MRALILKGVTGCGGVTSRFSLVERSASGLRSKGHCLKEGRIMTSQIRQNFHQDCEAALNRQINLELYASYVYLSMSYYFDRDDKALPNLAKFFRSQSKEEREHAEKLMALQNQRGGRIFLQDIRKPDRDEWGSAVEALDCSLQLEKSVNQSLLDVHKIASEHGDPHMCDFIETHYLDEQVKSIKELSDWVSNLRRMGAPENGMAEYLFDKHTLGGASA; translated from the exons ATGCGAGCCCTTATTTTGAAAGGCGTGACCGGATGTGGTGGTGTGACCTCTCGCTTTTCATTGGTGGAGCGTTCAGCTAGTGGATTGAGGAGCAAAGGACACTGTTTAAAGGAGGGAAG AATCATGACTTCGCAAATCCGGCAGAACTTCCACCAGGACTGCGAGGCGGCCCTGAACCGCCAGATCAACCTGGAGCTCTACGCCTCCTATGTCTACCTTTCCATG TCCTACTACTTTGACCGAGATGACAAGGCTCTTCCGAACTTGGCCAAGTTCTTCCGCTCGCAGTCCAAAGAGGAGCGTGAGCACGCAGAGAAGCTGATGGCTCTGCAGAACCAGCGCGGCGGGAGGATCTTTCTGCAGGACATCAGG AAGCCCGACCGGGACGAGTGGGGCAGTGCCGTCGAGGCACTCGACTGCTCCCTGCAGCTGGAGAAGAGCGTCAACCAATCCCTGCTCGACGTTCATAAAATAGCCTCCGAACACGGTGACCCTCAT ATGTGTGACTTCATCGAGACGCACTATCTGGACGAGCAGGTGAAGTCCATCAAAGAGCTGAGTGACTGGGTGTCCAACCTGCGCCGCATGGGGGCCCCTGAGAACGGCATGGCCGAGTACCTGTTCGACAAGCACACCCTGGGAGGGGCGAGCGCATAG
- the rab3il1 gene encoding guanine nucleotide exchange factor for Rab-3A isoform X1: MWSSSDSTQRVVQAEQDRLVGLDPGLSSSKADWAEWVSSGCRQMSGTDHERVLSRKSSLEIMEKEIREKGSEILREQLDAAKKELKLKDKECERLAQVRIQLEEELEELTASLFEEAHKMVREANVKQAAAEKQLREAQGKIDVLLAEVTALKTLVLTSTPSTPNRQLHPQLLSPKAGHKQGRGHSRNKSASGILQLGPESAASPSVSGTPAAKEERETDSILYTEFLAWREQPGVDRASAFLSRIYREDIGPCLSFTRSELSQSVQSAVESNSLSIEPVAMSAVPTVKATATECGGHNGFRATIETTCALSGTSQLCRHRIKLGDKESYYYISPSSRARITAVCNFFTYIRYIQQGLVRHEAEQMFREVMRLRREMTVAKLGFFFTDQG, translated from the exons ATGTGGAGCAGCTCTGATTCAACTCAGCGCGTCGTCCAAGCGGAACAGGATCG ATTGGTTGGTTTGGACCCAGGGCTGAGCAGCAGTAAGGCGGACTGGGCTGAGTGGGTTTCATCTGGCTGTAGGCAGATGTCTGGCACGGACCATGAGCGAGTGCTCTCCCGTAAATCCTCCTTGGAGATCATGGAGAAGGAAATCCGAGAGAAGGGTTCGGAGATCCTCAGGGAACAGCTGGATGCCGCCAAGaag GAGCTAAAGCTGAAGGACAAGGAGTGTGAGCGTCTGGCGCAGGTCCGGATCCAGctggaagaggagctggaggagctgaccGCCAGTCTGTTTGAG GAAGCCCATAAGATGGTGCGCGAGGCCAACGTCAAGCAAGCGGCGGCAGAGAAACAGCTCCGGGAAGCCCAGGGCAAG ATCGACGTTCTCCTGGCCGAAGTGACTGCGCTGAAAACATTGGTCCTGACCTCCACGCCCTCCACACCCAACCGCCAGCTCCATCCCCAGCTGCTGTCCCCCAAGGCTGGTCACAAGCAGGGCCGGGGCCACTCGCGCAACAAGAGCGCCAGCGGCATCCTGCAGCTGGGCCCGGAGAGCGCCGCGTCCCCCTCCGTTTCCGGGACGCCAGCCGCTAAAGAGGAGCGAGAG ACGGACTCCATCCTGTACACAGAGTTCTTGGCGTGGAGAGAGCAGCCTGGAGTGGACCGGGCCTCGGCCTTCCTCAGCCGCATCTACAGGGAGGACATCGGGCCCTGTCTCTCCTTCACCAGATCTGAG CTCTCCCAGTCCGTGCAGAGTGCGGTGGAGAGCAACTCTCTGAGCATTGAACCCGTCGCCATGTCTGCCGTACCGACTGTCAAAGCCACGGCCACAGAATGCGGAGGGCACAA TGGCTTTAGGGCAACGATAGAGAC AACGTGTGCCTTGAGCGGGACGTCCCAGCTCTGCCGCCATCGGATCAAACTGGGGGACAAGGAGAGCTACTATTACATCTCTCCTTCCAGTCGTGCGCGG ATCACGGCTGTCTGCAATTTCTTCACCTATATCCGTTATATACAGCAGGGCCTCGTGAGGCACGAGG CTGAACAGATGTTCCGGGAGGTGATGCGTCTGCGCAGAGAGATGACCGTGGCCAAGTTAGGTTTCTTCTTCACAGACCAGGGCTAG
- the rab3il1 gene encoding guanine nucleotide exchange factor for Rab-3A isoform X3 codes for MSGTDHERVLSRKSSLEIMEKEIREKGSEILREQLDAAKKELKLKDKECERLAQVRIQLEEELEELTASLFEEAHKMVREANVKQAAAEKQLREAQGKIDVLLAEVTALKTLVLTSTPSTPNRQLHPQLLSPKAGHKQGRGHSRNKSASGILQLGPESAASPSVSGTPAAKEERETDSILYTEFLAWREQPGVDRASAFLSRIYREDIGPCLSFTRSELSQSVQSAVESNSLSIEPVAMSAVPTVKATATECGGHNGFRATIETTCALSGTSQLCRHRIKLGDKESYYYISPSSRARITAVCNFFTYIRYIQQGLVRHEAEQMFREVMRLRREMTVAKLGFFFTDQG; via the exons ATGTCTGGCACGGACCATGAGCGAGTGCTCTCCCGTAAATCCTCCTTGGAGATCATGGAGAAGGAAATCCGAGAGAAGGGTTCGGAGATCCTCAGGGAACAGCTGGATGCCGCCAAGaag GAGCTAAAGCTGAAGGACAAGGAGTGTGAGCGTCTGGCGCAGGTCCGGATCCAGctggaagaggagctggaggagctgaccGCCAGTCTGTTTGAG GAAGCCCATAAGATGGTGCGCGAGGCCAACGTCAAGCAAGCGGCGGCAGAGAAACAGCTCCGGGAAGCCCAGGGCAAG ATCGACGTTCTCCTGGCCGAAGTGACTGCGCTGAAAACATTGGTCCTGACCTCCACGCCCTCCACACCCAACCGCCAGCTCCATCCCCAGCTGCTGTCCCCCAAGGCTGGTCACAAGCAGGGCCGGGGCCACTCGCGCAACAAGAGCGCCAGCGGCATCCTGCAGCTGGGCCCGGAGAGCGCCGCGTCCCCCTCCGTTTCCGGGACGCCAGCCGCTAAAGAGGAGCGAGAG ACGGACTCCATCCTGTACACAGAGTTCTTGGCGTGGAGAGAGCAGCCTGGAGTGGACCGGGCCTCGGCCTTCCTCAGCCGCATCTACAGGGAGGACATCGGGCCCTGTCTCTCCTTCACCAGATCTGAG CTCTCCCAGTCCGTGCAGAGTGCGGTGGAGAGCAACTCTCTGAGCATTGAACCCGTCGCCATGTCTGCCGTACCGACTGTCAAAGCCACGGCCACAGAATGCGGAGGGCACAA TGGCTTTAGGGCAACGATAGAGAC AACGTGTGCCTTGAGCGGGACGTCCCAGCTCTGCCGCCATCGGATCAAACTGGGGGACAAGGAGAGCTACTATTACATCTCTCCTTCCAGTCGTGCGCGG ATCACGGCTGTCTGCAATTTCTTCACCTATATCCGTTATATACAGCAGGGCCTCGTGAGGCACGAGG CTGAACAGATGTTCCGGGAGGTGATGCGTCTGCGCAGAGAGATGACCGTGGCCAAGTTAGGTTTCTTCTTCACAGACCAGGGCTAG
- the fth1b gene encoding ferritin, heavy polypeptide 1b isoform X2: MTSQIRQNFHQDCEAALNRQINLELYASYVYLSMSYYFDRDDKALPNLAKFFRSQSKEEREHAEKLMALQNQRGGRIFLQDIRKPDRDEWGSAVEALDCSLQLEKSVNQSLLDVHKIASEHGDPHMCDFIETHYLDEQVKSIKELSDWVSNLRRMGAPENGMAEYLFDKHTLGGASA; encoded by the exons ATGACTTCGCAAATCCGGCAGAACTTCCACCAGGACTGCGAGGCGGCCCTGAACCGCCAGATCAACCTGGAGCTCTACGCCTCCTATGTCTACCTTTCCATG TCCTACTACTTTGACCGAGATGACAAGGCTCTTCCGAACTTGGCCAAGTTCTTCCGCTCGCAGTCCAAAGAGGAGCGTGAGCACGCAGAGAAGCTGATGGCTCTGCAGAACCAGCGCGGCGGGAGGATCTTTCTGCAGGACATCAGG AAGCCCGACCGGGACGAGTGGGGCAGTGCCGTCGAGGCACTCGACTGCTCCCTGCAGCTGGAGAAGAGCGTCAACCAATCCCTGCTCGACGTTCATAAAATAGCCTCCGAACACGGTGACCCTCAT ATGTGTGACTTCATCGAGACGCACTATCTGGACGAGCAGGTGAAGTCCATCAAAGAGCTGAGTGACTGGGTGTCCAACCTGCGCCGCATGGGGGCCCCTGAGAACGGCATGGCCGAGTACCTGTTCGACAAGCACACCCTGGGAGGGGCGAGCGCATAG
- the best1 gene encoding bestrophin-2, translated as MTVTYSRCVADAGLGTFSRLLLRWKGSIYKLLYRELILFTVLYCFFSWLYRFVLNEQQKRQFENLSMYCDRYAELIPVSFVLGFYVTLVVSRWWGQFESVPWPDRLAALVGAHVRGVDENALLTRRTLMRYANLSGALIYRSVSTAVYKRFPTMEHLVQAGLMTQEELRHLEALPSPHNKFWVPCMWFVNLALRARTEGRINNDVALTAILAELNSLRTKCMKLYGYDWISLPLVYTQVVTVAVYSFFLACLIGRQFLDPAQGYPGHDQDFYLPVFTLLQFFFYVGWLKVAEQLINPFGEDDDDFETNWLVDRNLQVSLLSVDEMYDSLPVVERDKYWNESEPQPPYTAASAEHRKPSFMGSALDISMPKEDMEFQPNLEQIKEHEEASYSTPLLGGLGRLLGVQSPSFPRSSRVPLLRRRPGAPLSRIPPYLHPAGGARNHGRHPAHPDQDPDYHFSSMPLYERPGFYSCPQTPIHCVPPAVQRPRPPRRTPGDWERSCSSLVPPVTPTTLPPPPSSAFPWLTADGEVPTAPAFSFPDPAPVLWPISKLRPGQGLLSRRPLPPHLTLDPPHPADSQPGTPSGWATGSPGERGLNVPPRNATGNASNPSNSSTSLVTPSHLSTNAAANLCPGTTHGTLGSHGNFNSSLREGNGASNGGLSNTTNTVSPSGSSLQVANPRHSPNDSGISLAEGDLLGALLESQKSRASGPREQD; from the exons ATGACGGTGACCTACTCCCGCTGCGTGGCGGACGCGGGCCTCGGGACCTTCTCCCGTCTGCTGCTGCGCTGGAAGGGCAGCATCTACAAGCTCCTGTACCGGGAGCTCATCCTCTTCACCGTGCTCTACTGCTTCTTCAGCTGGCTGTACAG GTTCGTGTTGAACGAGCAGCAGAAAAGACAGTTTGAAAACCTATCGATGTACTGTGACCGCTATGCTGAGCTCATTCCTGTGTCCTTTGTGCTTG GGTTCTACGTCACCCTGGTTGTGTCTCGCTGGTGGGGTCAGTTCGAGAGCGTCCCCTGGCCCGACCGGCTGGCGGCGCTGGTGGGGGCCCACGTCCGCGGCGTGGACGAGAACGCCCTCCTGACCCGGCGCACGCTGATGCGCTACGCCAACCTGTCGGGCGCGCTCATCTACCGCTCCGTCAGCACGGCCGTGTACAAGAGGTTCCCCACCATGGAGCACCTGGTGCAGGCCG GCCTAATGACCCAAGAGGAGTTGAGGCACCTTGAGGCCCTGCCCTCCCCTCACAACAAGTTCTGGGTCCCATGCATGTGGTTCGTGAACCTGGCCCTGCGTGCCCGCACTGAGGGTCGCATCAACAATGACGTGGCCCTGACCGCCATCCTCGCA GAGTTGAACAGTTTGCGGACAAAGTGCATGAAGCTGTACGGCTATGACTGGATCAGCCTGCCTCTGGTCTACACTCAG GTGGTGACCGTGGCTGTGTACAGCTTCTTCCTGGCTTGTCTGATTGGTCGGCAGTTCTTGGACCCCGCCCAGGGCTACCCGGGTCACGACCAGGACTTCTATCTGCCTGTCTTCACTCTGTTGCAGTTCTTCTTCTATGTTGGCTGGCTGAAG GTGGCTGAGCAGCTCATAAACCCCTTCGGCGAGGACGATGACGACTTTGAAACCAACTGGCTAGTGGATCGTAACTTGCAG gtGTCCTTACTGTCTGTGGATGAGATGTATGACAGCCTGCCTGTGGTGGAGAGAGATAAGTACTGGAACGAGTCCGAACCTCAGCCTCCGTACACCGCAGCCAGCGCTGAGCACCGCAAACCCTCCTTCATGGGCTCGGCGCTCGATATCAG TATGCCCAAGGAGGACATGGAGTTCCAGCCCAACCTGGAGCAGATCAAGGAGCACGAGGAGGCCAGCTACTCCACCCCACTGCTGGGGGGCCTGGGCCGGCTGCTGGGCGTCCAGTCGCCCAGCTTCCCCCGCTCCTCCAGGGTGCCCCTCCTCCGCCGTCGCCCGGGGGCCCCGCTGAGCCGCATCCCGCCGTACCTGCACCCCGCGGGGGGGGCCCGAAACCACGGCCGCCACCCCGCCCACCCGGACCAGGACCCTGACTaccacttctcctccatgccccTGTACGAGAGGCCGGGTTTCTACAGCTGTCCGCAGACCCCCATCCACTGCGTGCCCCCCGCCGTGCAGCGGCCGCGGCCCCCGCGCAGAACGCCGGGGGACTGGGAGCGCAGCTGCAGCTCGCTGGTCCCCCCAGTCACGCccaccaccctgccccccccgccctcctcggCCTTCCCCTGGCTGACGGCCGACGGCGAGGTGCCCACGGCCCCGGCCTTCTCCTTCCCCGACCCGGCGCCGGTGCTCTGGCCCATCTCTAAACTCAGACCGGGACAGGGCCTGCTGTCCCGACGCCCGCTGCCccctcacctcaccctggaCCCCCCGCACCCGGCCGACAGCCAGCCCGGGACACCCAGCGGGTGGGCCACGGGCAGTCCGGGGGAGCGGGGGTTGAACGTCCCCCCTCGTAACGCTACAGGGAACGCCAGTAATCCCAGCAACAGCTCAACCAGCCTGGTCACACCCAGCCACCTGAGCACGAACGCTGCTGCCAACCTCTGCCCCGGGACGACCCACGGCACCCTGGGTAGCCACGGTAACTTCAACAGCAGCCTACGAGAAGGTAACGGGGCGAGCAACGGAGGGCTGAGCAACACAACGAACACTGTTTCCCCTTCAGGGTCGTCTCTGCAAGTAGCGAATCCACGGCACTCACCCAACGATTCAGGGATCTCATTGGCTGAAGGTGACCTGCTGGGCGCTCTCCTGGAGAGTCAGAAGAGCAGAGCTTCTGGACCGAGGGAACAGGACTAA
- the epx gene encoding eosinophil peroxidase, translating to MELTDAAYTRTSERVKMSLSEGALRPSDLLAQFKQAEPSTRAHIQAAELLDNTVELIREMVYTHTMVMPDHSELLSDGDVAELLQVTGCSSELKSMHCDTDCLSERYRSITGECNNRQRSSWGAANIPYSRWLEPEYEDATGMPRGWDPDHSYNGFSLPPVRLVSQEVLYTHNDNISLDSTLSHLLVEWGQWIDHDLALTPQSPSTAAFRTAVDCTRSCSRDTPCFPIQIPSSDPRTGLQSCMPFFRSAPSCGRGPLGRGHREQLNAITSYVDASMVYGSSPGVASALRDRLSPRGALALNPQHSDHGLAYMPFLSRGPQARLDPCGPRRGGNLSSSGPQDGSPRRDNATSCFQAGDSRANEHLGMIALHTVFLREHNRLVEALYGLNPHWSPDTLYQEARKIMGAVHQVLTWDHYLPRVLGESALSRLMPAYEGYNADVDPSVANVFAAAAFRFAHVTIQPMVARLGPGYSLDPQHPPLALHHSLFASWRVVQEGGVDPVLRGLLLSPAKLQVPGQMMVEELTERLFQAQGGMPLDLGALNLQRGRDHGLPGYSSWREFCGLSVPNTTADLADVLGNRPLAHKFLELYGTARNIDVWVGAISEPALPGGRVGPLLACLLARQFRALRDGDRFWWEREGVFTAAQRKQLRTASLSRIICDNSHIQRVPADPFSRTESADAMLPCAHPLIPQLDLGPWKEPDTDPRCGVIPRVQYGYSLLCGSVVLFQCRTGFTLQGPPSVRCDPGSQHWTPAPPICHDPNPSVGSVLGAVVAVLAGVLILALLLVWYRRYFPNKQELVNEGCCKQNS from the exons ATGGAACTCACTGACGCTGCTTACACCCGAACGAGCGAAAG AGTGAAGATGTCTCTGTCTGAAGGGGCTCTACGGCCCAGCGACCTCCTGGCGCAGTTCAAACAGGCCGAGCCCAGCACCAGGGCTCACATCCAGGCTGCAGAGCTCCTGGACAACACAGTAGAGCTGATCAGAGAGATGGTCTACACTCACACCATGGTCATGCCAGACCACAGTG AGCTGCTGAGTGACGGGGATGTGGCGGAGCTGCTGCAGGTGACTGGATGCTCCTCTGAGCTGAAGAGCATGCACTGTGACACCGACTGTCTCTCCGAGCGATACAGATCCATCACGGGGGAGTGCAACAATAG ACAGCGTTCTAGTTGGGGTGCTGCAAACATCCCCTACTCCCGCTGGCTGGAGCCAGAGTATGAGGACGCCACCGGCATGCCGAGAGGCTGGGACCCGGACCACTCCTACAACGGCTTCAGCCTGCCTCCG gtgaggCTGGTGTCCCAGGAGGTGCTGTACACCCACAACGACAACATCTCCCTGGACTCCACCCTGTCCCACCTGCTGGTGGAGTGGGGCCAGTGGATCGACCACGACCTGGCCCTGACCCCCCAGAGCCCCAGCACCGCCGCCTTCAGGACCGCCGTGGACTGCACCCGCAGCTGCAGCCGCGACACGCCCTGCTTCCCCATCCAG ATCCCGTCCTCGGACCCCCGCACCGGCCTCCAGAGCTGCATGCCCTTCTTCCGCTCGGCACCGAGCTGCGGGCGCGGCCCCCTGGGGAGGGGCCACCGGGAACAGCTCAACGCCATCACCTCGTACGTGGACGCCAGCATGGTGTACGGCAGTTCGCCCGGCGTGGCCTCGGCCCTGCGCGACCGCCTCTCCCCCCGGGGCGCCCTGGCTCTCAACCCGCAGCACTCCGACCACGGCCTGGCCTACATGCCCTTCCTGAGCCGCGGGCCACAGGCTCGCCTGGACCCCTGTGGCCCTCGAAGGGGGGGGAACCTGTCCTCCTCAGGGCCGCAAGATGGGTCCCCACGCCGGGATAACGCCACCTCTTGTTTTCAGGCTG GAGACTCCAGAGCCAATGAGCATCTGGGGATGATCGCGCTGCACACCGTGTTCCTGAGAGAGCACAACCGGTTGGTGGAGGCGTTGTATGGCCTCAACCCACACTGGAGCCCCGACACCCTCTATCAGGAGGCCCGCAAGATCATGGGGGCCGTCCACCAG GTCCTGACGTGGGACCACTATCTCCCTCGGGTCCTGGGGGAGAGCGCTCTCTCCCGCCTCATGCCCGCCTATGAGGGCTATAACGCTGACGTGGACCCCAGTGTTGCTAATGTATTTGCCGCGGCTGCATTCCGCTTTGCCCACGTCACCATCCAGCCCATGGTGGCTCGGCTGGGGCCGGGTTACAGCCTGGACCCCCAGCACCCGCCGCTGGCTCTGCACCACTCCCTGTTCGCCTCCTGGAGGGTGGTGCAGGAAG gggGGGTGGACCCAGTGCTGCGGGGTCTCCTGCTGTCCCCGGCTAAGCTGCAGGTTCCAGGGCagatgatggtggaggagctgacggagcGGCTGTTCCAGGCCCAGGGCGGGATGCCCCTGGACCTGGGGGCCCTCAACCTGCAGCGGGGGCGGGACCATGGACTGCCTG GATACAGCTCTTGGAGGGAGTTCTGTGGCCTCTCCGTCCCCAACACCACCGCGGATCTCGCCGACGTCCTGGGGAACCGGCCTTTGGCGCACAAGTTCCTGGAGCTCTACGGCACGGCACGCAACATTGACGTCTGGGTGGGGGCCATCTCGGAGCCGGCGCTGCCCGGGGGCCGCGTGGGGCCGCTGCTGGCCTGCCTCCTAGCGAGGCAGTTCAGGGCCCTGAGGGATGGGGACAG GttctggtgggagagagaaggtgtCTTCACCGCAGCGCAGCGTAAGCAGCTGAGAACCGCGTCTCTCTCACGCATCATCTGTGACAACAGTCACATCCAGCGCGTCCCCGCGGACCCCTTCTCCCGCACCGAGAGCGCAGACGCAATGCTGCCCTGCGCCCACCCCCTCATCCCCCAGCTGGACCTAGGCCCCTGGAAAGAACCGGACACGG ACCCCAGGTGTGGTGTCATACCAAGGGTCCAGTACGGCTATTCTCTGCTGTGTGGCTCAGTGGTTCTCTTCCAGTGCCGCACTGGCTTCACGCTCCAGGGCCCTCCCTCTGTCAGGTGTGATCCGGGCAGCCAGCACTGGACACCAGCACCTCCTATCTGCCACG acccgAACCCGTCCGTAGGGTCAGTTCTGGGGGCCGTTGTGGCTGTCCTGGCAGGCGTCCTCATCCTGGCCCTGCTGCTGGTTTGGTACAGAAG ATATTTCCCAAATAAACAAGAACTGGTGAATGAAGGATGCTGTAAGCAGAACAGCTAA
- the rab3il1 gene encoding guanine nucleotide exchange factor for Rab-3A isoform X2 — translation MWSSSDSTQRVVQAEQDRLVGLDPGLSSSKADWAEWVSSGCRQMSGTDHERVLSRKSSLEIMEKEIREKGSEILREQLDAAKKELKLKDKECERLAQVRIQLEEELEELTASLFEEAHKMVREANVKQAAAEKQLREAQGKIDVLLAEVTALKTLVLTSTPSTPNRQLHPQLLSPKAGHKQGRGHSRNKSASGILQLGPESAASPSVSGTPAAKEERETDSILYTEFLAWREQPGVDRASAFLSRIYREDIGPCLSFTRSELSQSVQSAVESNSLSIEPVAMSAVPTVKATATECGGHKTCALSGTSQLCRHRIKLGDKESYYYISPSSRARITAVCNFFTYIRYIQQGLVRHEAEQMFREVMRLRREMTVAKLGFFFTDQG, via the exons ATGTGGAGCAGCTCTGATTCAACTCAGCGCGTCGTCCAAGCGGAACAGGATCG ATTGGTTGGTTTGGACCCAGGGCTGAGCAGCAGTAAGGCGGACTGGGCTGAGTGGGTTTCATCTGGCTGTAGGCAGATGTCTGGCACGGACCATGAGCGAGTGCTCTCCCGTAAATCCTCCTTGGAGATCATGGAGAAGGAAATCCGAGAGAAGGGTTCGGAGATCCTCAGGGAACAGCTGGATGCCGCCAAGaag GAGCTAAAGCTGAAGGACAAGGAGTGTGAGCGTCTGGCGCAGGTCCGGATCCAGctggaagaggagctggaggagctgaccGCCAGTCTGTTTGAG GAAGCCCATAAGATGGTGCGCGAGGCCAACGTCAAGCAAGCGGCGGCAGAGAAACAGCTCCGGGAAGCCCAGGGCAAG ATCGACGTTCTCCTGGCCGAAGTGACTGCGCTGAAAACATTGGTCCTGACCTCCACGCCCTCCACACCCAACCGCCAGCTCCATCCCCAGCTGCTGTCCCCCAAGGCTGGTCACAAGCAGGGCCGGGGCCACTCGCGCAACAAGAGCGCCAGCGGCATCCTGCAGCTGGGCCCGGAGAGCGCCGCGTCCCCCTCCGTTTCCGGGACGCCAGCCGCTAAAGAGGAGCGAGAG ACGGACTCCATCCTGTACACAGAGTTCTTGGCGTGGAGAGAGCAGCCTGGAGTGGACCGGGCCTCGGCCTTCCTCAGCCGCATCTACAGGGAGGACATCGGGCCCTGTCTCTCCTTCACCAGATCTGAG CTCTCCCAGTCCGTGCAGAGTGCGGTGGAGAGCAACTCTCTGAGCATTGAACCCGTCGCCATGTCTGCCGTACCGACTGTCAAAGCCACGGCCACAGAATGCGGAGGGCACAA AACGTGTGCCTTGAGCGGGACGTCCCAGCTCTGCCGCCATCGGATCAAACTGGGGGACAAGGAGAGCTACTATTACATCTCTCCTTCCAGTCGTGCGCGG ATCACGGCTGTCTGCAATTTCTTCACCTATATCCGTTATATACAGCAGGGCCTCGTGAGGCACGAGG CTGAACAGATGTTCCGGGAGGTGATGCGTCTGCGCAGAGAGATGACCGTGGCCAAGTTAGGTTTCTTCTTCACAGACCAGGGCTAG